In one window of Brassica rapa cultivar Chiifu-401-42 chromosome A07, CAAS_Brap_v3.01, whole genome shotgun sequence DNA:
- the LOC117126805 gene encoding zyxin-like: protein MPPRQAHRGGHYLPIPISSSSDSSPPSTPAPLPTPSFEATPSGSSFETDPSEGSYDQTPEQIPLSPDPYFMDIEVDVVHDSPVHGDHPTASASPAADIPPAPAAPIPAAQPQPAPTDPAMIALLELMAEMVNLQYQALNAQREAQGAQPAPRRTPSVGGYA from the exons atgccACCGAGACAGGCACATCGTGGTGGACATTATCTACCGATAcctatttcatcatcttcagactccTCGCCGCCATCTACTCCGGCACCACTTCCGACTCCTAGCTTTGAGGCTACACCTTCAGGCTCTAGCTTTGAGACTGACCCGTCTGAAGGGTCATATGATCAGACACCGGAGCAGATTCCTTTGTCTCCAGACCCATACTTTATGGACATCGAGGTGGATGTGGTACACGATAGTCCAGTGCATGGAGATCATCCCACAGCTTCTGCATCTCCTGCCGCTGATATTCCACCAGCTCCTGCCGCACCTATTCCGGCAGCACAACCTCAACCAGCGCCAACCGATCCAGCTATGAtagcacttctggaactgatggctgagatggtgaatttgcaaTATCAAGCATTGAATGCACAGCGAGAAGCACAGGGTGCTCAGCCAGCTCCA AGAAGGACGCCATCAGTTGGTGGTTATGCGTAG